Proteins from one Trichoplusia ni isolate ovarian cell line Hi5 chromosome 9, tn1, whole genome shotgun sequence genomic window:
- the LOC113497291 gene encoding putative serine protease K12H4.7 isoform X1 has product MRYQRLWLRWLLLLLVVPCLALRMREPPPPIPVSRVTPDERWLRVKLNQFVASDTRTFLMRFYYNDEFAEENAVITIGGEWEISSGWAMGGLAYDIAKQLRAGMFYTEHRYYGKTRPFDNTRLSSLQYLSVHQALADLAQFIHYIKSDAFEGGQYKSGRVVVVGCSYAGSMATWMRQTYPHLVDAAFSDSGPVLAQEAYPEYMTIVIKAIRERGGEACLDSISEGMKQLVKMLATIAKAKELSKMFNTCTPVQSSPPQDMTAFLEKIEDSFNELVQKSKNIPAACAVLTNASVSSPVRRLANYITSWSSKPCVDIRYTGRAPDYMNTSYDSENYAARLWMYQTCVEFGWYPISTSAHEPYFPRVPLEYYLQHCKDYFSEDFNEEQLRRGVQQTNIMFGGLKHRPDHLISVSGTHDPWSALAPNSSHARRNSPVYVIPGVAHCKAIRGPENGDSRELRNARRVVVNFMHNNIHRPIPLSDATYIQVTPVLLGLALVVLY; this is encoded by the exons ATGAGATACCAACGATTATGGCTCAGAT GGCTCCTGCTGTTGCTGGTGGTACCCTGCCTGGCGCTACGCATGCGAGAACCCCCACCCCCTATTCCTGTGTCACGGGTAACTCCTGATGAGCGCTGGCTGCGAGTCAAGTTGAACCAGTTTGTGGCATCTGATACTAGGACCTTTCTCATG cgcTTCTATTACAACGACGAATTCGCGGAAGAGAACGCAGTGATAACTATTGGAGGGGAATGGGAGATCTCCTCAGGCTGGGCTATGGGCGGCCTGGCCTACGACATAGCCAAACAACTCCGAGCTGGAATGTTCTACACCGAGCACAGATACTACGGCAAGACCAGGCCTTTcga TAACACAAGACTGTCAAGTCTGCAATACCTGTCGGTGCACCAGGCGCTCGCGGACCTGGCGCAGTTCATCCACTACATCAAGAGTGACGCTTTCGAAGGTGGACAATACAa GTCCGGTAGAGTGGTGGTGGTGGGATGTTCGTACGCCGGCAGCATGGCGACGTGGATGCGTCAGACGTATCCCCACTTAGTGGACGCCGCGTTTTCGGACAGCGGGCCCGTGCTCGCGCAGGAGGCTTACCCTG AATACATGACTATAGTCATCAAAGCTATCAGGGAGCGAGGTGGTGAAGCCTGTCTCGACAGCATCAGCGAGGGAATGAAACAGTTGGTGAAGATGCTGGCGACTATAGCCAAGGCCAAGGAGCTCTCGAAGATGTTCAA TACCTGCACGCCTGTCCAGTCCAGTCCACCCCAGGATATGACAGCCTTCCTTGAGAAGATTGAAGATTCCTTTAATGAACTTGTTCAGAAGTCCAAAAACATACCTGCCGCCTGCGCTGTCCTCACCAATGCTAGCGTGT CCAGCCCTGTCCGGCGCTTGGCCAACTACATCACCTCGTGGTCGTCAAAGCCCTGCGTAGACATCAGATACACAGGAAGGGCACCCGACTACATGAACACCAGTTATGACTCAGAAAATTACGCAG CCCGATTGTGGATGTACCAGACTTGCGTTGAGTTCGGTTGGTATCCGATCAGCACCAGCGCGCACGAACCCTACTTTCCCCGCGTCCCTCTGGAGTACTACCTGCAGCACTGCAAAGACTACTTCTCCGAGGA CTTTAATGAGGAGCAGCTTCGCCGCGGCGTGCAGCAGACGAACATAATGTTCGGGGGGCTGAAGCACAGACCGGACCACTTGATTTCGGTCTCCGGCACTCACGACCCCTGGTCTGCGCTGGCTCCGAACTCCTCGCACGCACGAAGAAACTCACCTGTCTACGTCATCCCTGGGGTAGCACACTGTAAAGCTATACG CGGCCCTGAAAATGGCGATAGTCGAGAATTGAGAAACGCACGTCGAGTAGTCGTGAACTTCATGCATAACAATATTCACAGGCCGATACCGCTGAGCGACGCGACATACATACAAGTAACTCCGGTTCTACTCGGACTGGCCCTTGTTGTTCTGTACTAA
- the LOC113497291 gene encoding putative serine protease K12H4.7 isoform X2: protein MRYQRLWLRWLLLLLVVPCLALRMREPPPPIPVSRVTPDERWLRVKLNQFVASDTRTFLMRFYYNDEFAEENAVITIGGEWEISSGWAMGGLAYDIAKQLRAGMFYTEHRYYGKTRPFESGRVVVVGCSYAGSMATWMRQTYPHLVDAAFSDSGPVLAQEAYPEYMTIVIKAIRERGGEACLDSISEGMKQLVKMLATIAKAKELSKMFNTCTPVQSSPPQDMTAFLEKIEDSFNELVQKSKNIPAACAVLTNASVSSPVRRLANYITSWSSKPCVDIRYTGRAPDYMNTSYDSENYAARLWMYQTCVEFGWYPISTSAHEPYFPRVPLEYYLQHCKDYFSEDFNEEQLRRGVQQTNIMFGGLKHRPDHLISVSGTHDPWSALAPNSSHARRNSPVYVIPGVAHCKAIRGPENGDSRELRNARRVVVNFMHNNIHRPIPLSDATYIQVTPVLLGLALVVLY, encoded by the exons ATGAGATACCAACGATTATGGCTCAGAT GGCTCCTGCTGTTGCTGGTGGTACCCTGCCTGGCGCTACGCATGCGAGAACCCCCACCCCCTATTCCTGTGTCACGGGTAACTCCTGATGAGCGCTGGCTGCGAGTCAAGTTGAACCAGTTTGTGGCATCTGATACTAGGACCTTTCTCATG cgcTTCTATTACAACGACGAATTCGCGGAAGAGAACGCAGTGATAACTATTGGAGGGGAATGGGAGATCTCCTCAGGCTGGGCTATGGGCGGCCTGGCCTACGACATAGCCAAACAACTCCGAGCTGGAATGTTCTACACCGAGCACAGATACTACGGCAAGACCAGGCCTTTcga GTCCGGTAGAGTGGTGGTGGTGGGATGTTCGTACGCCGGCAGCATGGCGACGTGGATGCGTCAGACGTATCCCCACTTAGTGGACGCCGCGTTTTCGGACAGCGGGCCCGTGCTCGCGCAGGAGGCTTACCCTG AATACATGACTATAGTCATCAAAGCTATCAGGGAGCGAGGTGGTGAAGCCTGTCTCGACAGCATCAGCGAGGGAATGAAACAGTTGGTGAAGATGCTGGCGACTATAGCCAAGGCCAAGGAGCTCTCGAAGATGTTCAA TACCTGCACGCCTGTCCAGTCCAGTCCACCCCAGGATATGACAGCCTTCCTTGAGAAGATTGAAGATTCCTTTAATGAACTTGTTCAGAAGTCCAAAAACATACCTGCCGCCTGCGCTGTCCTCACCAATGCTAGCGTGT CCAGCCCTGTCCGGCGCTTGGCCAACTACATCACCTCGTGGTCGTCAAAGCCCTGCGTAGACATCAGATACACAGGAAGGGCACCCGACTACATGAACACCAGTTATGACTCAGAAAATTACGCAG CCCGATTGTGGATGTACCAGACTTGCGTTGAGTTCGGTTGGTATCCGATCAGCACCAGCGCGCACGAACCCTACTTTCCCCGCGTCCCTCTGGAGTACTACCTGCAGCACTGCAAAGACTACTTCTCCGAGGA CTTTAATGAGGAGCAGCTTCGCCGCGGCGTGCAGCAGACGAACATAATGTTCGGGGGGCTGAAGCACAGACCGGACCACTTGATTTCGGTCTCCGGCACTCACGACCCCTGGTCTGCGCTGGCTCCGAACTCCTCGCACGCACGAAGAAACTCACCTGTCTACGTCATCCCTGGGGTAGCACACTGTAAAGCTATACG CGGCCCTGAAAATGGCGATAGTCGAGAATTGAGAAACGCACGTCGAGTAGTCGTGAACTTCATGCATAACAATATTCACAGGCCGATACCGCTGAGCGACGCGACATACATACAAGTAACTCCGGTTCTACTCGGACTGGCCCTTGTTGTTCTGTACTAA
- the LOC113497291 gene encoding putative serine protease K12H4.7 isoform X3, which yields MGDLLRLGYGRPGLRHSQTTPSWNVLHRAQILRQDQAFRVSNNTRLSSLQYLSVHQALADLAQFIHYIKSDAFEGGQYKSGRVVVVGCSYAGSMATWMRQTYPHLVDAAFSDSGPVLAQEAYPEYMTIVIKAIRERGGEACLDSISEGMKQLVKMLATIAKAKELSKMFNTCTPVQSSPPQDMTAFLEKIEDSFNELVQKSKNIPAACAVLTNASVSSPVRRLANYITSWSSKPCVDIRYTGRAPDYMNTSYDSENYAARLWMYQTCVEFGWYPISTSAHEPYFPRVPLEYYLQHCKDYFSEDFNEEQLRRGVQQTNIMFGGLKHRPDHLISVSGTHDPWSALAPNSSHARRNSPVYVIPGVAHCKAIRGPENGDSRELRNARRVVVNFMHNNIHRPIPLSDATYIQVTPVLLGLALVVLY from the exons ATGGGAGATCTCCTCAGGCTGGGCTATGGGCGGCCTGGCCTACGACATAGCCAAACAACTCCGAGCTGGAATGTTCTACACCGAGCACAGATACTACGGCAAGACCAGGCCTTTcgagtaagtaa TAACACAAGACTGTCAAGTCTGCAATACCTGTCGGTGCACCAGGCGCTCGCGGACCTGGCGCAGTTCATCCACTACATCAAGAGTGACGCTTTCGAAGGTGGACAATACAa GTCCGGTAGAGTGGTGGTGGTGGGATGTTCGTACGCCGGCAGCATGGCGACGTGGATGCGTCAGACGTATCCCCACTTAGTGGACGCCGCGTTTTCGGACAGCGGGCCCGTGCTCGCGCAGGAGGCTTACCCTG AATACATGACTATAGTCATCAAAGCTATCAGGGAGCGAGGTGGTGAAGCCTGTCTCGACAGCATCAGCGAGGGAATGAAACAGTTGGTGAAGATGCTGGCGACTATAGCCAAGGCCAAGGAGCTCTCGAAGATGTTCAA TACCTGCACGCCTGTCCAGTCCAGTCCACCCCAGGATATGACAGCCTTCCTTGAGAAGATTGAAGATTCCTTTAATGAACTTGTTCAGAAGTCCAAAAACATACCTGCCGCCTGCGCTGTCCTCACCAATGCTAGCGTGT CCAGCCCTGTCCGGCGCTTGGCCAACTACATCACCTCGTGGTCGTCAAAGCCCTGCGTAGACATCAGATACACAGGAAGGGCACCCGACTACATGAACACCAGTTATGACTCAGAAAATTACGCAG CCCGATTGTGGATGTACCAGACTTGCGTTGAGTTCGGTTGGTATCCGATCAGCACCAGCGCGCACGAACCCTACTTTCCCCGCGTCCCTCTGGAGTACTACCTGCAGCACTGCAAAGACTACTTCTCCGAGGA CTTTAATGAGGAGCAGCTTCGCCGCGGCGTGCAGCAGACGAACATAATGTTCGGGGGGCTGAAGCACAGACCGGACCACTTGATTTCGGTCTCCGGCACTCACGACCCCTGGTCTGCGCTGGCTCCGAACTCCTCGCACGCACGAAGAAACTCACCTGTCTACGTCATCCCTGGGGTAGCACACTGTAAAGCTATACG CGGCCCTGAAAATGGCGATAGTCGAGAATTGAGAAACGCACGTCGAGTAGTCGTGAACTTCATGCATAACAATATTCACAGGCCGATACCGCTGAGCGACGCGACATACATACAAGTAACTCCGGTTCTACTCGGACTGGCCCTTGTTGTTCTGTACTAA